One genomic region from Streptomyces sp. NBC_00457 encodes:
- a CDS encoding beta-N-acetylhexosaminidase: MLVAAATVVAVGLGLGIWAAAGDEGDPGADSASRLPAAGTTTTSAAALSETPSPRPSPSRTYPLSKTPRTIPAVRAHTPARGPGWKPARGQRVVVNDAELVDEGRLLAGELGLSYAGEKDDVRAGDVRLALNDDEGADPESYAMTVRGGRVNISGPADSGVFYGTRTLKQAVRGGGTAPEGVVRDEPAKPQRGLMLDIARKHFTAGWIEDRVRELADLKFNQLGLHFSDDQGFRIESDTHPEIVSKEHLTKAQVKKIVELGERLHVTVVPEIDSPGHLGAVIAAHPELQLRSAQGAAPRGAIDISKDESGAIVDDLLNEYADLFPGGYWHLGGDEYAALTSDNPEAAYPQLAAAATEAYGSGATVADLATGWLNDRADTIRTHDRTMRAWNDGFYAGTSVEAAEDLQVAYWTGKEIGARLPVEYLSAGRDLVNYNDEFLYYVLGQPQTFVYPTGQRIYEQWTPRVVRGTQAVPVRYEDQILGGSFAVWCDLADSQTQEQVAAGIRMPLAATVQKLWNPGRPQLSWAEFKALAERLD, translated from the coding sequence ATGCTGGTCGCGGCGGCGACCGTGGTGGCGGTCGGGCTGGGCCTCGGGATCTGGGCGGCCGCGGGGGACGAGGGTGATCCGGGAGCGGATTCGGCGTCCCGGCTGCCCGCGGCCGGAACGACGACGACATCGGCGGCGGCTCTGTCGGAGACTCCGAGTCCCCGTCCCAGCCCGAGCCGCACCTACCCGCTGTCGAAGACGCCCCGCACCATTCCCGCCGTCCGCGCGCACACTCCTGCCCGTGGGCCCGGCTGGAAGCCGGCGCGCGGTCAGCGGGTGGTCGTGAACGACGCGGAGCTCGTCGACGAGGGGCGGCTGCTCGCGGGTGAGCTGGGGCTGTCGTACGCGGGGGAGAAGGACGACGTGCGCGCCGGGGACGTACGGCTGGCGCTGAACGACGACGAGGGCGCGGATCCGGAGTCGTACGCCATGACCGTGCGTGGCGGGCGGGTGAACATCAGCGGGCCCGCGGACTCGGGCGTGTTCTACGGCACCCGGACGCTCAAGCAGGCGGTGCGCGGTGGTGGTACGGCACCGGAGGGCGTCGTACGCGACGAGCCGGCGAAGCCGCAGCGGGGGCTGATGCTCGACATCGCCCGCAAGCACTTCACGGCCGGGTGGATCGAGGACCGGGTGCGTGAGCTGGCGGACCTGAAGTTCAACCAGCTGGGGCTGCACTTCTCGGACGACCAGGGGTTCCGGATCGAGTCCGACACGCATCCGGAGATCGTGTCCAAGGAGCATCTGACCAAGGCGCAGGTGAAGAAGATCGTCGAGCTGGGGGAGCGGCTGCATGTGACGGTCGTGCCCGAGATCGACTCTCCGGGGCATCTCGGGGCCGTGATCGCCGCCCATCCCGAACTGCAGCTGCGCAGCGCGCAGGGAGCGGCGCCGCGGGGTGCGATCGACATCTCCAAGGACGAGTCCGGCGCCATCGTCGACGATCTGCTCAACGAGTACGCCGACCTGTTCCCCGGCGGCTACTGGCATCTCGGCGGTGACGAGTACGCGGCGTTGACGTCGGACAACCCCGAGGCCGCCTATCCGCAGCTGGCCGCCGCCGCGACCGAGGCGTACGGCTCCGGCGCCACCGTCGCCGACCTCGCCACCGGCTGGCTCAACGACCGCGCGGACACGATCCGTACGCACGACCGGACGATGCGGGCGTGGAACGACGGCTTCTACGCCGGTACGTCCGTCGAGGCGGCCGAGGATCTCCAGGTCGCCTACTGGACGGGCAAGGAGATCGGGGCGCGGCTGCCGGTGGAGTATCTGAGCGCCGGGCGCGACCTCGTCAACTACAACGACGAGTTCCTGTACTACGTCCTCGGGCAGCCCCAGACCTTCGTCTATCCGACGGGACAGCGGATCTACGAGCAGTGGACGCCGCGGGTGGTGCGCGGTACGCAGGCGGTTCCGGTGCGGTACGAGGACCAGATCCTCGGCGGCTCCTTCGCGGTGTGGTGCGATCTCGCCGACTCGCAGACCCAGGAGCAGGTCGCGGCCGGGATCCGGATGCCGCTGGCGGCGACCGTGCAGAAGCTGTGGAACCCGGGCCGGCCGCAGCTGTCCTGGGCGGAGTTCAAGGCGCTGGCCGAGCGGCTGGATTGA
- a CDS encoding outer membrane protein assembly factor BamB family protein has product MRRVRRTRTVRAAVRPGPATPRGRRTDRDSRAFRQIPDHLFLEGAPRGTPTVIDGTVYFVRPDGTVTAVNASNGARLWQRDAQIENLSAPAHSTAYGTVYFANRYGRLIALDQDTGAVRWTTAKLDDPGTSAENTIPSVLLVKDTVVAVAGETAFSVHPDQD; this is encoded by the coding sequence ATAAGGCGGGTAAGGCGGACGAGAACGGTAAGGGCGGCGGTCAGGCCGGGGCCGGCAACCCCAAGGGGAAGAAGGACTGACCGGGACAGCCGGGCCTTCCGGCAGATCCCCGACCACCTCTTCCTGGAAGGCGCCCCGCGCGGCACGCCCACCGTGATCGACGGGACCGTGTACTTCGTCCGCCCCGACGGGACGGTCACCGCGGTCAACGCGTCCAACGGCGCCCGGCTCTGGCAGCGTGACGCACAGATCGAGAACCTGTCGGCCCCGGCGCACTCGACCGCGTACGGCACCGTCTACTTCGCCAACCGCTACGGCCGCCTCATCGCCCTGGACCAGGACACCGGCGCCGTCCGCTGGACCACGGCCAAGCTGGATGATCCGGGCACGTCGGCCGAGAACACGATCCCGAGCGTGCTACTGGTGAAGGACACGGTCGTGGCCGTGGCAGGGGAGACGGCCTTCTCCGTACACCCCGATCAAGACTGA
- a CDS encoding FG-GAP-like repeat-containing protein, whose product MKAAGTGKRALARTGTQQFSLLGVTWAEDAQALDGTAQVRTRSIETGEWTGWRNLDVDEAHPVDRAEPGAEDARGGSEPLWVGPSDGVEARVVAGDGSASAGLPKGLEINLVDPGVTAAEAKNKALDGTGSDMEAAAFVVEDVSASPSDTGSPSPSASASPSESNSPSPSQSSSPTASQSPSTSASPTPTATVPTAPPSTVHRPPIISRAQWGADESMVDDPAEYIEKVSAVFVHHTVGTNNYSCAESASLVRGIMAYHVETEQWNDIGYNFLVDKCGRIFEGRAGGVDLPVRGAHTYGFNGDSTGIAVLGDFEGAAATATTPAKPAGRPTRATLESVARVAAWKLGQYGGNPTGKVTLTAGADTGVWDQGQQATLNTISGHRDGFATACPGKNLYSKLAEIRRFAANAGKNSAIPTADVNRDGIDDLVAGTPKANRVTVVPGGIDGPVTTAKLGLTQNSAGVPGSSETGDAFGTATAWGDVNGDGYADLAIGSPGEDDTSGNADRGQVTVMYGPALTTGFSYTTTGVTAAGAKLGSTVAVGDFDADGRADVFSAGTGKGGNFNVRQTGGAYKYGTLTTASGSLAYLDAATGDFNRDGYADVALNYRDTGGIGRVVRFAGSATGLAKVGVISVKGGRSLAAGDVNGNGYDDIVIGQPIAAESGGRTGGQVTMVPGSSAGFTTTGMTTIHQDSTGVPGADETNDAMGVSVSVGDFNADGYADALAGVPNEDITRGGVNQVNAGQALLIKGSASGLTGSGSVGISQDTTGVPGSTESGDAFGTSVSLTDLSGFGRADLTIGAQGEDAGNGVLTYLPSNSTGLGYSYTVMFGKGTLGTPTGARLGQTLAP is encoded by the coding sequence ATGAAGGCCGCCGGCACCGGCAAGCGGGCACTCGCCAGGACCGGCACCCAGCAGTTCTCGCTGCTCGGCGTCACCTGGGCCGAGGACGCCCAGGCGCTCGACGGCACCGCGCAGGTGCGGACCCGGAGCATTGAGACCGGCGAGTGGACCGGCTGGCGGAACCTGGACGTCGACGAGGCACACCCCGTCGACCGCGCCGAGCCCGGCGCCGAGGACGCCCGGGGCGGTTCCGAACCGCTCTGGGTCGGGCCGTCCGACGGGGTCGAGGCCCGTGTCGTCGCCGGGGACGGATCGGCGAGCGCCGGTCTGCCCAAGGGACTTGAGATCAACCTCGTCGACCCCGGCGTGACCGCCGCGGAGGCGAAGAACAAGGCGCTCGACGGCACAGGTTCCGACATGGAGGCTGCGGCCTTCGTCGTCGAGGACGTGAGCGCGTCGCCGTCCGACACGGGATCGCCGTCCCCGTCGGCCTCGGCCTCCCCGAGCGAGAGCAACAGCCCGTCGCCGAGCCAGAGTTCAAGCCCTACCGCAAGCCAGAGCCCCAGCACGAGCGCCAGCCCGACCCCCACCGCGACCGTCCCCACCGCCCCGCCCTCCACCGTCCACCGGCCGCCGATCATCTCCCGCGCCCAGTGGGGCGCCGACGAGTCGATGGTCGACGACCCGGCGGAGTACATCGAGAAGGTCAGCGCGGTCTTCGTGCACCACACGGTCGGCACGAACAACTACAGCTGCGCCGAGTCGGCTTCGCTGGTGCGCGGCATCATGGCGTACCACGTCGAGACCGAGCAGTGGAACGACATCGGCTACAACTTCCTGGTCGACAAGTGCGGCCGGATCTTCGAGGGCCGCGCGGGCGGCGTCGACCTGCCGGTGCGCGGCGCGCACACCTACGGCTTCAACGGTGACTCGACCGGCATCGCCGTCCTCGGCGACTTCGAGGGCGCCGCCGCCACGGCCACCACTCCCGCGAAGCCCGCGGGCCGGCCGACCCGGGCCACCCTGGAGTCCGTGGCCCGCGTCGCCGCCTGGAAGCTCGGCCAGTACGGCGGCAACCCGACCGGCAAGGTCACACTGACCGCGGGCGCCGACACCGGCGTCTGGGACCAGGGCCAGCAGGCCACGCTCAACACGATCTCCGGTCACCGCGACGGCTTCGCCACCGCCTGCCCGGGCAAGAACCTCTATTCCAAGCTGGCCGAGATCCGGCGCTTCGCGGCGAACGCGGGCAAGAACTCCGCGATCCCGACCGCCGACGTCAACCGCGACGGCATCGACGACCTGGTCGCCGGCACCCCGAAGGCGAACCGGGTGACCGTGGTCCCGGGCGGCATCGACGGCCCCGTCACCACGGCGAAGCTGGGCCTCACCCAGAACAGCGCCGGCGTCCCCGGTTCCTCCGAGACCGGCGACGCCTTCGGCACCGCGACCGCCTGGGGCGACGTCAACGGCGACGGCTACGCCGACCTCGCGATCGGCTCCCCCGGCGAGGACGACACCAGCGGCAACGCCGACCGCGGCCAGGTCACGGTGATGTACGGCCCCGCCCTCACGACCGGCTTCTCGTACACCACGACAGGGGTCACGGCGGCGGGCGCCAAGCTCGGCTCGACGGTGGCCGTGGGCGACTTCGACGCCGACGGCAGGGCGGACGTCTTCTCGGCCGGCACGGGCAAGGGCGGCAACTTCAACGTCCGGCAGACCGGCGGCGCGTACAAGTACGGCACCCTCACCACCGCATCCGGCTCGCTCGCCTACCTGGACGCCGCGACGGGCGACTTCAACCGGGACGGTTACGCGGACGTCGCCCTCAACTACCGCGACACCGGCGGCATCGGCCGCGTCGTCCGCTTCGCGGGTTCGGCCACCGGGCTGGCCAAGGTGGGCGTGATCTCCGTCAAGGGCGGTCGCTCCCTCGCCGCGGGCGACGTCAACGGCAACGGCTACGACGACATCGTCATCGGCCAGCCCATCGCCGCCGAGTCCGGCGGCAGGACCGGCGGCCAGGTCACGATGGTCCCGGGCTCGTCCGCCGGCTTCACCACCACCGGGATGACGACGATCCACCAGGACAGCACGGGAGTTCCCGGAGCCGACGAGACGAACGACGCGATGGGCGTCTCCGTCTCGGTCGGCGACTTCAACGCCGACGGCTACGCCGACGCCCTCGCGGGCGTACCGAACGAGGACATCACCCGCGGCGGCGTCAACCAGGTCAACGCGGGCCAGGCGCTCCTGATCAAGGGCAGCGCGTCCGGCCTCACCGGCTCCGGCTCGGTCGGGATCTCGCAGGACACCACCGGCGTGCCCGGCTCCACCGAGAGCGGCGACGCGTTCGGTACGTCGGTGTCGTTGACGGACCTGTCCGGGTTCGGGCGGGCCGACCTCACCATCGGCGCGCAGGGCGAGGACGCGGGCAACGGCGTCCTGACGTACCTCCCGAGCAACAGCACGGGGCTCGGGTACTCGTACACCGTCATGTTCGGCAAGGGCACGCTGGGCACCCCGACGGGCGCCCGCCTCGGCCAGACGCTGGCGCCGTAA
- a CDS encoding RNA polymerase sigma factor: MLGDDAELTAAVLAAQDGDETAFRTVYRTVHPRLLGYVRTLVGEYDAEDVASEAWLQIARDLERFSGDADRFRGWAARIARNRALDHIRMRGRRPAIGGDETELTGKAAESDTAGEAIEALATDSTLSLIARLPQDQAEAVVLRVVVGLDAKTAAETLGKRPGAVRTAAHRGLKRLAELLGAPPEADPESIGGLDALPPQREPHDHAVTSASVTHMRPRTQKDM; encoded by the coding sequence GTGCTGGGGGACGACGCGGAGCTGACTGCCGCGGTGCTTGCGGCACAGGACGGGGACGAGACCGCGTTCCGGACTGTGTACCGCACGGTGCACCCGCGGCTCCTCGGGTACGTCCGGACACTCGTCGGCGAGTACGACGCAGAGGACGTCGCCTCCGAGGCCTGGCTGCAGATAGCCCGCGACCTGGAACGGTTCAGCGGGGACGCGGACCGCTTCCGTGGCTGGGCCGCCCGGATCGCCCGCAACCGCGCGCTGGACCACATACGGATGCGCGGCCGGCGCCCCGCGATCGGCGGCGACGAGACCGAGCTGACCGGGAAGGCCGCCGAGTCCGACACGGCCGGCGAGGCGATCGAGGCGCTGGCCACGGACAGCACGCTCTCGCTCATCGCCCGGCTGCCGCAGGACCAGGCCGAGGCCGTCGTGCTGCGCGTGGTGGTGGGCCTCGACGCCAAGACCGCCGCGGAGACCCTCGGCAAGCGCCCGGGGGCGGTGCGAACGGCCGCGCACCGGGGTCTGAAGCGGCTCGCCGAACTGCTCGGCGCCCCTCCGGAGGCGGATCCGGAATCGATCGGCGGGCTCGACGCGCTGCCGCCGCAGAGAGAACCGCACGACCATGCGGTGACGTCCGCGAGTGTGACGCATATGCGTCCGCGGACGCAGAAGGACATGTGA
- a CDS encoding 2-oxo-4-hydroxy-4-carboxy-5-ureidoimidazoline decarboxylase codes for MTPTHLTGQVAIPEQTRDTSSPLDHFNTAPLEDVLHTLLTCLHSPRWAHRVADHRPYPDLESLLAAADEAAYDLTAADLAAALSAETLPELPDGTYSAAHTALCAAHAAYEARFGHAFVICVDHLPPSEVLDQILAGIRSRLTNDPEEERVVAAEELRRLARGRLKDALRGAGL; via the coding sequence GTGACGCCCACACACCTCACTGGCCAAGTCGCCATACCCGAGCAGACCCGGGACACGTCTTCCCCGCTGGACCACTTCAACACGGCCCCCCTGGAAGACGTCCTCCACACCCTTCTCACCTGCCTCCACAGCCCCCGCTGGGCCCACCGGGTAGCCGACCACCGCCCCTACCCGGACCTCGAGTCCCTCCTGGCCGCCGCCGACGAAGCGGCGTACGACCTGACAGCGGCAGACCTGGCAGCGGCCCTGTCAGCAGAAACGCTTCCTGAACTCCCCGACGGAACGTACTCGGCCGCCCATACCGCACTGTGTGCCGCACATGCCGCATACGAGGCGCGATTCGGACACGCGTTCGTCATCTGTGTCGACCACCTGCCACCCAGCGAAGTCCTCGACCAGATCCTGGCGGGAATCCGGTCACGATTGACAAACGATCCGGAAGAGGAACGAGTGGTGGCAGCAGAGGAACTCCGGAGACTGGCCAGGGGACGTTTGAAAGACGCCCTCAGGGGCGCGGGGCTGTGA
- a CDS encoding succinate dehydrogenase hydrophobic membrane anchor subunit, with protein sequence MSTTEKTAAGIGPVEGESLYGVDNPAPLIEAPRKRTKKTPKSTRGNFEMAAWLFMRLSGVVLVVLVLGHLLIQLVLDGGVSKIGFAFVAGRWASPFWQVWDLLMLWLAMLHGANGLRTVINDYAERANTRLWLKGLLYTATVFTILLGTLVIFTFDPNIR encoded by the coding sequence ATGTCCACCACCGAAAAGACCGCCGCCGGTATCGGCCCCGTGGAGGGCGAGTCCCTCTACGGCGTCGACAACCCGGCGCCGCTGATCGAAGCCCCGCGCAAGCGGACCAAGAAGACCCCGAAGTCCACACGGGGCAACTTCGAGATGGCCGCCTGGCTGTTCATGCGCCTGTCCGGCGTGGTGCTGGTCGTCCTGGTCCTCGGCCACCTGCTGATCCAGCTCGTGCTGGACGGCGGCGTGTCGAAGATCGGCTTCGCCTTCGTGGCCGGCCGCTGGGCCAGTCCCTTCTGGCAGGTCTGGGACCTGCTGATGCTGTGGCTGGCGATGCTGCACGGCGCCAATGGCCTGCGCACGGTCATCAACGACTACGCGGAGCGCGCGAACACCCGGCTGTGGCTGAAGGGCCTGCTCTACACCGCCACGGTGTTCACCATCCTGCTGGGCACGCTGGTGATCTTCACCTTCGACCCGAACATCCGCTAG
- a CDS encoding DUF1877 family protein, with translation MSTYFHLRAVPPAALRNSATWQQKLFEDDWDTVRRRLDRHREEMLDKHYLDHQLLYACTPPHHSEEGPWAHVVLGGRPVLHPEPDRPPFLVLTAAQVARVAAFLTGADFDALWRPVRDKLLPRYGGPDTEPEVHGVFAASHRDLTAFYARTAEYGDAVVKWLVT, from the coding sequence ATGAGCACGTACTTCCACTTGCGCGCCGTACCACCCGCGGCCCTGCGCAACAGCGCCACCTGGCAGCAGAAGCTCTTCGAGGACGACTGGGACACCGTGCGCCGGCGCCTCGACCGGCACCGCGAGGAAATGCTCGACAAGCACTACCTCGACCACCAGCTCCTCTACGCCTGCACGCCCCCGCACCACTCCGAGGAGGGACCCTGGGCCCATGTGGTCCTGGGCGGCCGGCCGGTGCTCCATCCCGAGCCGGACAGGCCGCCGTTCCTGGTGCTGACCGCGGCGCAGGTGGCCCGGGTCGCCGCGTTCCTCACGGGTGCCGACTTCGACGCCCTGTGGCGGCCGGTGCGCGACAAGCTGCTGCCGCGGTACGGCGGACCCGACACGGAGCCGGAGGTCCACGGCGTCTTCGCGGCGTCCCACCGCGATCTGACCGCGTTCTACGCCCGCACGGCGGAGTACGGGGACGCGGTGGTGAAGTGGCTGGTCACCTGA
- the sdhA gene encoding succinate dehydrogenase flavoprotein subunit, protein MKIHKYDTVIVGAGGAGMRAAIESTKRSRTAVLTKLYPTRSHTGAAQGGMAAALANVEEDNWEWHTFDTVKGGDYLVDQDAAEILAKEAIDSVLDLEKMGLPFNRTPNGTIDQRRFGGHSRNHGEAPVRRSCYAADRTGHMILQTLYQNCVKEGVEFYNEFYVLDQLITEVDGVKRSAGVVAYELATGEIHVFQAKAVIYASGGCGKFFKVTSNAHTLTGDGQAAVYRRGLPLEDMEFFQFHPTGIWRMGILLTEGARGEGGILRNKDGERFMEKYAPVMKDLASRDVVSRSIYTEIREGRGCGPEGDHVYLDLTHLPPEQLDAKLPDITEFARTYLGIEPYTDPIPIQPTAHYAMGGIPTNVEGEVLADNTTVVPGLYAAGEVACVSVHGANRLGTNSLLDINVFGKRAGIAAADYSQTVQHVELPEDPASLVVAQVEHLRSSTGTERVSTLRRELQETMDANVMVFRTEQTIKTAVEKIAELRERYKNVSIQDKGKRFNTDLLEAIELGNLLDLAEVMAVSALARKESRGGHYREDYPNRDDVNFMRHTMAYREVGDDGTESIRLDYKPVVQTRYQPMERKY, encoded by the coding sequence ATGAAGATCCACAAGTACGACACAGTCATCGTCGGCGCGGGTGGCGCCGGCATGCGCGCCGCCATCGAGTCGACGAAGCGCAGCCGGACCGCGGTGCTGACCAAGCTCTACCCGACCCGCTCCCACACGGGCGCCGCGCAGGGCGGTATGGCCGCCGCGCTCGCGAACGTGGAGGAGGACAACTGGGAGTGGCACACCTTCGACACGGTCAAGGGCGGTGACTACCTGGTCGACCAGGACGCCGCCGAGATCCTGGCGAAGGAGGCCATCGACTCGGTCCTCGACCTGGAGAAGATGGGCCTGCCGTTCAACCGCACGCCGAACGGCACGATCGACCAGCGCCGCTTCGGCGGTCACAGCCGGAACCACGGCGAGGCCCCGGTCCGCCGCTCCTGCTACGCGGCCGACCGCACCGGCCACATGATCCTCCAGACGCTGTACCAGAACTGCGTGAAGGAGGGCGTGGAGTTCTACAACGAGTTCTACGTCCTCGACCAGCTGATCACCGAGGTCGACGGCGTGAAGCGGTCGGCCGGCGTGGTGGCGTACGAGCTGGCCACCGGCGAGATCCACGTCTTCCAGGCGAAGGCCGTGATCTACGCGTCCGGCGGCTGCGGCAAGTTCTTCAAGGTGACGTCGAACGCGCACACGCTGACGGGTGACGGCCAGGCGGCGGTCTACCGTCGCGGGCTGCCGCTGGAGGACATGGAGTTCTTCCAGTTCCACCCGACCGGCATCTGGCGCATGGGCATCCTGCTGACGGAGGGCGCCCGCGGTGAGGGCGGCATCCTCCGCAACAAGGACGGCGAGCGCTTCATGGAGAAGTACGCGCCGGTGATGAAGGACCTGGCGTCGCGTGACGTCGTGTCCCGGTCCATCTACACGGAGATCCGCGAGGGCCGCGGCTGCGGTCCCGAGGGCGACCACGTCTACCTGGACCTCACCCACCTCCCCCCGGAGCAGCTGGACGCCAAGCTGCCCGACATCACCGAGTTCGCCCGCACCTACCTGGGCATCGAGCCGTACACGGACCCGATCCCGATCCAGCCCACCGCGCACTACGCGATGGGCGGCATCCCGACGAACGTCGAGGGTGAGGTGCTGGCCGACAACACGACGGTCGTTCCCGGCCTGTACGCGGCGGGCGAGGTCGCCTGCGTCTCCGTCCACGGCGCGAACCGCCTCGGCACCAACTCGCTGCTGGACATCAACGTGTTCGGCAAACGGGCCGGCATCGCCGCCGCCGACTACTCGCAGACGGTCCAGCACGTCGAGCTGCCCGAGGACCCGGCTTCGCTGGTCGTCGCGCAGGTCGAGCACCTGCGCTCCTCCACCGGCACGGAGCGGGTGTCGACCCTGCGGCGCGAGCTGCAGGAGACCATGGACGCGAACGTCATGGTGTTCCGCACCGAGCAGACGATCAAGACGGCGGTCGAGAAGATCGCGGAGCTGCGCGAGCGCTACAAGAACGTCTCGATCCAGGACAAGGGCAAGCGGTTCAACACGGACCTGCTGGAAGCCATCGAACTCGGCAACCTCCTGGACCTGGCCGAGGTCATGGCGGTCTCCGCCCTGGCCCGCAAGGAGTCCCGCGGCGGTCACTACCGCGAGGACTACCCGAACCGCGACGACGTCAACTTCATGCGCCACACCATGGCGTACCGCGAGGTGGGCGACGACGGCACGGAGTCCATTCGTCTCGACTACAAGCCGGTCGTCCAGACCCGCTACCAGCCGATGGAGCGTAAGTACTGA
- a CDS encoding succinate dehydrogenase iron-sulfur subunit, which yields MATPTLDKADAAGTPEPGFADSPYITATFRIRRFNSEVSAEAAWEDFQVEIDPKERVLDALHKIKWEVDGTLTFRRSCAHGICGSDAMRINGKNRLACKTLIKDLSPEKPITVEPIKGLTVLKDLVVDMEPFFQAYRDVMPFLITKDTNEPTRERLQTAEDRERFDDTTKCILCAACTSSCPVFWNDGQYFGPAAIVNAHRFIFDSRDEAGEQRLEILNDKDGVWRCRTTFNCTDACPRGIEVTKAIAEVKKALITRRF from the coding sequence ATGGCAACCCCGACCCTGGACAAGGCGGACGCGGCCGGCACGCCTGAGCCCGGCTTCGCCGACTCCCCGTACATCACGGCCACCTTCCGCATCCGCCGCTTCAACTCCGAGGTCTCGGCGGAAGCGGCCTGGGAAGACTTCCAGGTGGAGATCGACCCGAAGGAACGCGTCCTCGACGCCCTCCACAAGATCAAGTGGGAAGTGGACGGCACGCTCACCTTCCGCCGCTCCTGCGCCCACGGCATCTGCGGCTCCGACGCGATGCGGATCAACGGCAAGAACCGTCTGGCCTGCAAGACGCTGATCAAGGACCTCAGCCCCGAGAAGCCGATCACGGTCGAGCCCATCAAGGGCCTGACGGTCCTCAAGGACCTGGTCGTCGACATGGAGCCGTTCTTCCAGGCCTACCGCGACGTCATGCCCTTCCTCATCACGAAGGACACGAACGAGCCGACGCGCGAGCGCCTGCAGACCGCCGAGGACCGCGAACGCTTCGACGACACCACGAAGTGCATCCTCTGCGCCGCCTGCACGTCCTCCTGCCCGGTCTTCTGGAACGACGGCCAGTACTTCGGCCCGGCGGCGATCGTGAATGCCCACCGCTTCATCTTCGACAGCCGTGACGAAGCGGGCGAGCAACGCCTGGAGATCCTCAACGACAAGGACGGCGTCTGGCGCTGCCGCACGACCTTCAACTGCACGGACGCCTGCCCACGCGGCATCGAGGTCACCAAGGCGATCGCGGAGGTCAAGAAGGCGCTGATCACGCGCCGCTTCTGA
- the sdhC gene encoding succinate dehydrogenase, cytochrome b556 subunit — protein MPAGTLYRGREGMWSWVAHRVTGVLIFFFLFVHVLDTALVRVSPEAYDDVVATYKTPLVALLEYGLVAAILFHALNGLRVIAVDFWSKGPRYQKQMLWSVVGLWLVLMLGAIYPVLGHAARELFGS, from the coding sequence GTGCCGGCTGGAACGCTGTACCGCGGCCGGGAAGGAATGTGGTCCTGGGTGGCTCATCGAGTCACCGGCGTCCTCATTTTCTTCTTCCTGTTCGTTCACGTGCTGGACACCGCTCTCGTCCGTGTCTCTCCCGAGGCCTACGACGACGTCGTGGCCACGTACAAGACGCCGCTCGTCGCGCTGCTGGAGTACGGCCTCGTCGCCGCCATCCTCTTCCACGCGCTCAACGGCCTGCGTGTCATCGCCGTCGACTTCTGGTCCAAGGGCCCGCGCTACCAGAAGCAGATGCTCTGGTCCGTCGTCGGCCTGTGGCTCGTACTGATGCTCGGGGCGATCTACCCCGTCCTCGGTCACGCCGCTCGTGAACTGTTCGGGAGCTGA
- a CDS encoding RNA polymerase sigma factor — protein MGQGKEPRRVQAYDGELGVAVARAQDGDEAAFAVAYRIVQSGLLGYLRGIVGDDAEDVASDAWLEIARDLGRFKGDGAGFRGWTATIARHRALDHLRRQKVRPRSTATEQDVLDLPSAHSTHDQALEAISTEHALELVRGLPREQAEAVLLRVVVGLDGPAAARVLGKRPGAVRTAAYRGLKRLAQQLGVEGVTDDGSRTLGEST, from the coding sequence TTGGGCCAGGGAAAGGAACCCCGCCGCGTGCAGGCGTACGACGGGGAACTGGGCGTGGCCGTCGCGCGGGCCCAGGACGGTGACGAGGCCGCCTTCGCCGTCGCTTACCGGATCGTGCAGTCGGGACTGCTCGGCTATCTGCGCGGGATCGTCGGCGACGACGCGGAGGACGTGGCCTCGGACGCGTGGTTGGAGATCGCCCGGGACCTCGGGCGGTTCAAGGGCGACGGGGCCGGGTTCCGGGGCTGGACGGCGACCATCGCCCGGCACCGGGCGCTGGACCATCTGCGCCGGCAGAAGGTGCGGCCCCGGTCGACGGCGACGGAGCAGGACGTACTGGATCTGCCCTCCGCGCACAGCACGCACGACCAGGCGCTGGAGGCCATCTCCACCGAGCACGCCCTGGAGCTGGTCCGCGGACTGCCGCGCGAGCAGGCCGAGGCCGTTCTGCTGCGGGTGGTCGTCGGCCTCGACGGCCCCGCCGCCGCCCGCGTCCTGGGCAAGCGGCCCGGCGCGGTGCGCACCGCCGCGTACCGGGGGCTGAAGCGCCTGGCGCAGCAGCTGGGAGTCGAGGGTGTGACGGATGACGGCTCCCGGACGCTGGGGGAGTCGACATGA